The following nucleotide sequence is from Chaetodon auriga isolate fChaAug3 chromosome 19, fChaAug3.hap1, whole genome shotgun sequence.
CCAAAAGATTCATGACCCACGTGCACTTAAAAAACATCACCTGAActacaaaacagcaaagataaTGAATTCACCTCTTGCATGCGTCTTTTGGCCCTCTCCAGAGCATCCTCATGGCCTTTCTGCCTCAGCTCGCCCAGGCTCTCGTAGTAGTCCTCCGTGTCGTCCCCCTCGGAGAAAAGCACCTGTGATAGGATCTTCCATCCGCAGGTGTCCAGGGCATGACCCAGGTACACCTGCAGCTGGTAGCACAGGGCGTCCGTCTCCCGCTGCGACACCCCCGGGGCTCCGAAAAGCACCGTCCACACGCCAGACTGCTCCTCGGGGAAGGAGGGTAAACACGGCTCCAGATCCGAGTTGACGGCGCACAGCTGGAGGTGGGCTGCCCTCAGGTCCTGGAAGGAGAACAGGCCGGCCCAGCTGAAGTCCTCACGGCCCAGGCTGTCACTGTCCCCCGGGTCTACATCCTCCGGAGAGAGCGGGACATCAACGGGGTCCAGGATCTCGATATCTATCACCTTCGGTGTCACTATATCCCAGGACCCTGACGTGTGGCTGATACACTCGGATGTCTTCGAACTACCGACTTTTAAAGCCTTTGTTGCGGGTTTCCCTTTGGGGACCGAGTGCGGTCTAACTTTACCCGCTTGGCAGACTTCATCTTTCTTCGTCGTGACCGGAGTTTTTGTGCGTTTTTCTGCCACGGAGGCACCGGGGGCAGGAAGCACGACGGCGGGGCTGCTGTCGAGGAGCGGGTCCAGAAAAGTGGTCCGTCTCTGCACGGTTCTGTTGTGGCAGGTTATGGCGAACTTTCCCTCGATGTCGTTCCAGGCCACGATGAAGACAAATTTATGCCTCTCTTTTTCGTCGAAGACTCTGGGTCGGACGGACACCCATCCGGACTCCAAGTTGTCCTCCATGGTGAATGACATCTCATCCAGCCAGTGAAAAAGACAAGTCGATTAACGTTAgccgagaaaaaaaaaaaaatctctgatgTCGAGGCTAAAGGCTACTGCTAGCTAAGGGCAGCTAACGGTAGAAGCCAGCTAGAAAAGTACGATTTGGCGTAGCTGAAGCGAACAACCCGGCTAGCTAAATTAAGAGGTGAAACAAAGGCTGCCCAGCTTTGTTTACCCGCTGCCAGCTGCGCGTGAGCTGGTGAAAACGCAGCTAACGTCGTTATCCCTCCAAACGGTCCGATTCGGGGTTCAGACATTAAGAAGTTCAAGCGGTCAGATGTGCTCGGACACGGCGGCGTGAGCGAAGGGGAAAAGTCGGCTTCACTCTGGGGCAGATAATGTCGGTTGTCATGGCACCTGCCCGTTGCTCGCGCTCCGGTAGCGCTGACTGTGTCGCTCTTTGTCCGTTCACAGACAATGCGGTCGCGCGGCTCGGCTCTCGGTGTCACGTGTGAGCTTCTGTTTACAAGCAGTCAAGGTGCGTGCGTGTTGTCAAATCCGGGGAGGGATTTAACTGGTGCGCACACTAACACACCATGGTGCGTTCTAGTTCTACGATGAGAGTGGTAACTTCGAAACTTCTTAAACATGTCTCTTGCTGTAGTTTTTAACCGGCCATAATGTCCGTTAATAATGACAATAAGGGTGTAGTTAAAAGACTCTTAGTCGGAGTCATGTCTTGCTcctgtggaggaggggggggggggcttttacATGATTGTGGCCAGGGGCCCATCGTTTGATAATCTGACTATGGCTATAGGTTGTTTAAGGCTACAAATAGCAGCTATTTCTTAATATTATTTCgtgttttaatatttaaagtTGTTTATTTGGCATTTGGTAGTCCTACACAGAAATTTCTTTCGTGTAAAAAGCCATCACGACGAGCATCTTTCACACATGATGCGTATGCCCATTTTTCCCCTTGGCACTTTAAGGCACCATAATAGTCCCTTTATTGAGAAGAGTTTATTAAACCAAACGACAAACAGGGTCAGAAGATAAACCGGCATCAGTTACTTTCCTCAATCTGTAATTTAATGTTGTTAATTTAATATTTGTCCACTTCCCTCATTTCTCGCTTTGTTCTCTGTACATCGCTCGTCGTGCACGAGGAGCATAAACATCTGCACGTGGGCACATCCATGACGCAAGCGCGCAGAGAACGTGCAGATGACTGGATGCTGTATGGCAAGCCAACTGGGACAAAAGGCATGTCATCACAACAAATCGAAATGTCAAACGACTCAATCCAGGCTTTTCAACAGAAAATTACTCACAAGACTTGTGAATAAGCTGATTAGTGAAGTTCTATGAAGTTGAGTATTTTATTAACTATATATTTCTGCCTGATGGTAGGCCAGAGTAGATTTTATGGCTGTTAGATGGATTCATGGGTTTGggtgtgttttaattttgagtACAAAGACTTTAAAACAAGAGCATAAACCCCTGAAAGAGTTTAACACTTAATTAGTTTGATAGTAATTTTTAAAAGTAATTATAACCACGTTTCCTGCCTTTGTATTCACACTTCTGGTGGCGGTTCTCATGAGACAAAAAGCCTGTTGAAAGGTGACTGATTTTGTATGTGGTTCACAGGGTGAAGGTCAATCATTACATCTACTGAGAGAAGTCTGCCAGTGGGGTAATACTACATCCTAATATTTCCACATCACTGTGTACAACATGTCCACCAAGTAAACACAGGAAATCCTAATTCCCTTTGGACAGCCATTCTAAAACTCACACGCAATTTAATTAtagttgaaatgtttttgtccactagagggcagcagaggCATTCATCGAAGACTGTCTCGTTCTTACTCAGCAGAGCAAGACAGGAAGCTCTGACCTGCCACTGTTTGAGTTTTTGATACCATAAAAATGACTTATAAACTGAACTAACATCCTGTTTAAAGATCATTTTAACCAGTGTTTAGGACTGTCATGTTCTTCAGATCACGATCgtgttcagatcctttatttgagtaaaagtcctgcattcaagtATGTAAAGTATTATctgcaaaatgtgcttaaagtaaaagtactcccATTGCAGTAAAgtgctttctgtcagtgttttttttctctgctgtctgtggattcatattcctgctgcattcatgtgtttgctgcattttactgctgtagatgtttcagcttgagctcatttgaactcctttatatcctgttggctgctttaatctactgcaatgcatcatattctatgaAATCATCATATGTGTGCAAAATGTACTCTACAtctgtagtggagtaaaaagtacagtatttgctgcctctgagatgtagtgaaGTAATATAAAGATGGATAAACTGGAAATACTAGAAGAACTTCAAATTAGTACTGTACAGTACTTAAATTCCTCCGCTGCACACCATCAGATTGAGTTGAAACTTTAATTGAAAAACAAAGGCTAGTTCGAGTCTACAAGCGATAAGTGGTTTTAATTTGCTGAGGAGAGTTTCGACTTTCCAGCCGTCTCTAAAGAACAGAACCCACTCACATGCTGATTTTGTTCATTCAGAAGTTTATTACACATCATTCAGTTCTTTTCTAAGAGAACATGAGGCACTTTTGGAGTGTTAAAGACGTCACCTGTGTGCATTCACGGCTGCATTTTTGAGTTTTTATAGTCACAGTAATTTCGAGGCTAAGTAGGCACTCACTGAATTATCAGCATATGGTACCAGGCTTCCAGAGTAAATATACTcctacaaagacaaaaaacttCAGCATTTGATCTTTTTGGTGTCTGTACTTAAGGGACTGGGAGTGTGATATCCACTGGCTTCCTCCCTGCAAACAGAGGAAGCTCAGTGGTCTTTGCTGGCCTTGTCGAAAAgagcctggagctgctgctgggaggTGGCCTCCTTCTGCTGCATCAGGTCAGCATGGCCTTTGGTAACGCCCCAGCCATCGGGGACCGACATCACCGGGCAGAGGGGGCGGCCAGACGCAGGCTTCAGCTTCTCCCAGTAGTCACGACGGGCCCTGCGGAGAGGAATACGTTTTTACAAAACTGGAAGCGTTGTGTGCAAAACGATGGGAAAAGAAAAATTTCTACCTGGCTCTGACCCAAGGCTTTGTGTGCATTTCCAGGCCACTGCCCCAGAGGCCATGCTTCTCCGAGGCAGCGGGCAGGAAACCCCTCTCAAGTGCGAGTTCCTCAGACACCGCGCGGATGTGATACGGTTCAAACCCGCAGCAGCCTCCGATGTAACGAATGCCGGCCTTGTAAGCTTCCCGGGCGTATTTCTGCACATCCCACCTGGTCACGAGCCTGGGCTCCAGACCTGTCGGAGAGCACGTCGCATGTCGCATGTCAGCAATCTGGACGCAGAGATTGAACGCTGGGAAGCAGCAGTTTGGAGTGTGTTTACATACTGAAGGGGAACTCGGGCAGATCGATGAAACCCTGGCAGTTGCAGTCAGGAGTGTGGTAAGCCAGCGGCTGGGTCATGTAGTGAGCTTTCAGCCCGGCCTTCTCCACTCcctccttcatcatcaccactgtCTTCACACAGGTCTCCGGGTCAAAGTGGCAGTTAACGCCCACAATCTGAGCTCCTAGGAACAGGAAAAGGCAAACTTTATCATCAGGGTGCCATAATGTGGAGAATTTATCATGCAACTTAAATCTAATTTAAATAATCCTGCAGCAAAAGTACAATCCAGATGAAAACTGgagcagtttgtgttgattttaaacCCAttcttgcagtgtttttgtataCGTCCACTGGATGGTGCCAAAGTCCAatattttcaaatcaaacacgCAGATTCCAAAGAGGAACAGACTGAACCTTTCCCATCATCAGCAGATCAGGCTCATCACAAACTGGATGCATGCCGTTAAACTTACCAGCAGCGAgagtcaaatgaaaacatgctccTGAACTGCATGGTGGAAAATGTAGGTAGTTTAAGCTTTAGCCATACTAGTTAATCAAATCTCTCAAAATCTCCTAAAATCCGATTCCCACAACTTCATGGATATACCATGTTTAAGTGCCTGAGCACCCAAAAATTTTCCTACATTGTATGAAAACCTCAAGGATGTGGGACAGGATGTTCAGAAGTAGACTGAGATATTGTCGTACCGGCTTTGACGAGTCTGACAGCACAGTCTCCAGGGCTGACTCCGTTCAGATCTCCTTCAGGTCCAATACACAGAGTTGCAGCCACAGGCATCTTGGTGGTCTTCAGAACCTGGACCGCCCACTCAGCCTCTTCTACATGCTCAAAATACTGCgataaagaaaggaaaaaaaaaaccaaaacacataaATGTCATCATCCAATCCATCATCTCCCGAGTGGCCAAAAAacattactgcagctttaaagaaacTGTCAAGCAGCACTGATTTAAAAGCACTGAGCTGCTACACACTGTTCCAACACACTGGTCCTACTTTGCATTCCAACAGTGAATTAACGCAGTTTGACATCATCAGACTGAAAACGAACAGGTTTCATTTTGCAGGATGCACTTGATGATGCAGTTATGGTTGTTTTTAACACTGTTAAAATGAGTGTGCCTCAGTTACCTGTTAGGTAAACACCTGATGATTGAGGCTTGAAATTTGTATCAGAAAGTCTGAATTATAAACAGTCTGATAGATCGGAGCAGAAATATGTTATTGGTTGCATTGTTggaaatgtagagacagtgtttTTGCAACTTGTCTTATACTAATGGAGTAAAAATCAGGACATCTGGGCCTCTGCTGCTCCCAGCTTTGTCTAACTGACCGACAGCAGCTTTCATGCAGGATGGGGAGGATGACTCATGTTCACCACATACCTCTGCAATCAAGAAGTCCACATTCTTCTTGACAAACACGTGGATCTGCTTCATGAAGATGGCCTTGACATCATCCTGGCTCTTGCAGCTCAGGTAAGAAGGGGTCTGAGAGACCCCTCCTGCCACCAGAGCATTGCCCTCATCGGCCACCTGCCTGGCCAGGTCACAAGCTGCTTCGTTTATTTGCTGTCCCTGCGATtcaaagagaccagagacccTCTGAGCGCACATAAGACCAGTCACTGCACCCATGCTTTGCAGCCGTGAGTTGGCTTCATGCCATCAGCCTGCCATCATGACTGGAGATGAGgcttcagagcagctgcaggtgcagCTTAAAGCGCAGCTCTACTCACAGTGAAGCGCTGCGTGTTGCCTCTGTTCTCCAGTTTATCATCGCTTGCATAGAAAGTGAAGGTTTGCATGACATCGGATCCTGCCCTCAGGAACTCCCTGTGCAGCTGCCGCACTGAAACAACAAGAACGCTCATTTGTTCCGCCAAAAACTGGATTTGCAGGTTGTAGGTGGTTAAATGCACAGACGTTGACGCGGAAAGTACCCGCTTCAGGGTGCTCGGCAGCCGCCTCAGGTGTCCACGGTCCCGCTTTGACGTAGCCTCTCTTCTCCAGGGCGAAGACAAAGCCTCCATCCCCGACAACGATCTCTCCTGCATCCAGACGCTGCAAAATGCTCTGCGTGCAAAGAAGAGCCGaatcacaacacagaaacacacacacgcttgatCCATTTTGCCGTTTGGTAGTTTCAAGTACGCAGAACTACTTTATTTCTGCGGAAGTGCGCACCAAAACTTGAATCATGCAAAGAATGAAGCGGAAGTTAACGCAACAGTGTGATTAAAGACTTATTATTAATCATGTCAGCGCTCACCTTCTTCTCCCCAGCTGGCGCCATGATTCCTGCAGCAATGACCggccttttcctctctgctacGGCGTCCCGGTGCTTTGGGAAAAGGCTTTCTTTACGCATCCATGCTGCTTTTATAATCCAAGAGGGTGCGGCGCGCCTGATGTCACTGCAGGAACCGCCTGCCTCCGGCATTgattacttttatttttctccgTCTTGCTTTAGCAAGTTGCAGAAGGCAAACACATACTAGACTTGTGTCGAcgttttgtgacattttgtggAATAAATAAACCTGATGATTTAGTGTGTAAGCAGGACAGAACAGTTTGTCTCCTCAGCTGGAGAGTTCAGAGAGTTTGAGTCCAGCAGACCAAAGCACGGTCAAGTTTGACTTCCTTTGATTTTTGCATGAATTAAAGCAAAACACAGATGTTGAAGACATGCAGACTCCAGAGATGAATGCATTTAAAGGTTTTTCTGAAAATCTAGATTCCCTTCACAATGTGGAACATTTAGGGGGCAACAGCCATGATTCTGTGAGTGATCTCATTGGTTTAgcctgttttctgctttaaagtTTGCTCCACTCAAAGTGTTTTGCTTGTTGTTACTTGCAGAATGATGAACGTGCAGATTTTGACACTTATAAACCCGTTTTCACATCCGTGGATTCAGGATCTGTCAGTGAGTCAGGAGGAGGTCACTGAACTTTGttgtggagaaaaacagagaacagaggattTCTTAAtgtgtcttaaaacatgtcGGGACAGGAGCCTGAATGCAACATGCCCATTCTGGCCAgctacacacaaaaacaccatcAAGCGTTAATGGTTTGTTGCAAAAGCTTGAACTTTGATCAACAGAGGTGGAAGATACTCACATCAATTACTCCagtaaatgtagaaaaaaaaaaaaaaaaaaaaaaaagagtagaaATACTCAGTTACAAGTtgaagtcctgcattgaaaatttTACTGaggtaaaagtacaaaagtattggCATCAAAAgagtaccaaaagtaaaagtactcattatgcaaaatggcccatttcagaataatgtttaATATATTATTGGTTGATTGTTGCAATAATGTGTTCCATcgctttaatgttgcagctgcaaAGGTGGAGATAATTTTGATTACTCTACATACTGCTGCGTATTTTAATCCTTAATAATACTGTGTTTAACTGTTCGGAGTGTCACTGGAGAGTTCCAAGATGTCAGTGAACATGTCAAATCACTTAGAGGCTGTGAGGCCTGTCAGTCATTTCAGGGACCTATGACAGTGATCTGGGCGAGAGAAGgggcctgtgattggctgagagttAGAAAAGTTGCTagtgctaatattagcatgacTAGCTAACGTCTTGTAGCCTTCTTGCTGGGGGATCCTACAATACGTCATAACTTATCAGCTGATTTATGTTTTCTTTGAATAAGTTGAATCTGAAAATAAGCAGATagggaaaaaaatgtaaccATTTCCTGAAGCCCAACGTCTTTAAACCTTTAGTTTCTCCTGACCGacaatccaaaacccaaaaaacgATCTTTCATAATCCTCACAAGTGAGAAGTGGATCCACGTAATGTTGCcagttttgcttgaaaaacatcctgattatcaaaatagctgcagatcATTTGCACTGCAGACGTTGTCATTCCTCACCTGTCCACCAGTCGTCCTCAGAGAGCTTCTCATTTATACCTGAATCTGCTCCTTCCAGCACATCTTTCTCTTACCACCCATTTATCTGACATATGCAGcacacctgtcaggtctctccAATCACTCAACAATCACCTGAgctttttgtttctcctcctttaaCCAGTGTTTGGATCTGTCCATTAAAACATATCAGAACCTGGTGAACACACAAATGTTGAAAACCTCACTCAAAACCACAGTTAacatttttcaaatgtcttttgCTGTCAATCAGATAttgtgttttgagctaaattaGCCCAGAAATCATCAAAATGGACATTCAgtgtccaaaaaacaaaacaaaaaaaaaagagagaaacccTGTTCACATAATCAAATAGTAGAATACCGTAAATGTTACTCAGGGAGTCTgtacacctgcacaggtgtctTTTATTCTGGCTCATTAAACCAGGTGCTGCTCAGGTTAAAGATGGGTGGCCAGTTTATCGGATACAGATAACTATAATGAACgcagctgattctgattctgagtgTGAgctttgttatttcctgttttgtgttgaaaGTGTCACCTTTTGCTttactttctgtgttttcttgtgattgatttgtgtcacctgtACCTCGTTAGTCTTCCCTCCCTGTGTATCTACACACTGGCCgctttattaggtacaccttgcCAGTACCAGGTTGGACCACCTTTTGCCTTCAGAACTGCTTTAATTCTTTGTGGCATACTTTCAACAAGGTGTTGGAAACATTCCTCAGAGGTTTTGGTCCATATTGATACCATAGAATCACACAGTTGCTGCAGATTTGTCGGCTGCACATCCATGATGCGAATCTCCTGTTCCACCACATCCCAAAGGTGCTCTATTGGATCGAGATCTGGCGACtggatattttctctttttctgaccATTCCCTGTAAACCCTAGAGATGGCTGTGCGTGAAAATCCCAGTGGATCAGCAGTTTCTGAAACACTCCGACCAGCTCGTCTGGCACCAACAACCATGCCATGTTCAAAGTCACTTAAATCCCCTTTCTTCCCCATTCTGATGCTCAGATTGAACCTCAGCAAGTTGACCACGTCTACATGCCTGAATGCATTGAGTTGCtgccatgtgattggctgattagCTATTTGTGTTAACAAGCAGTtgaacaggtgtacctaatataGTGGCCAGTGAGTGTAAGTCTGCGTGCTTCCCTCAGTCTTTGCCAGTTTGTCTTCATACCCCATGTGTCAAGTGTTCTAgcctttcacttttttttttttttttttattttgttttctaacCTTtcggttttttgttttttgttttggattcGTTGACTCTGTACTCTGTTTCTGTGGATTACATTTTTGATTCTGGAATTATTACTTTGGTTTTGACTTttatcatcctcatcctcccacaagtctttgtttgcttttccatTTTGTGTTAATTTATTGAACTCCACCAGCCTTGCCTTTGTTAGCCTGCATTTGGgttcatttcctctgtgggactgatgaaaataatcaacgACCTGTCAGTATAGTGCAGTGCAGTTTCATGAACATGAATCATTAAGATGAAGTCTGTCTCAGGTGCCACAAAACAgaaactaacaaacaaactccagaaaacatacagacaaaacactgcaaagcaaCCACAGCGGACAGATCTGTGAAGAAATGGGCCAACTGATATAAGCTACAGGGCTGATTGAAGAaagtgggaacaggtgtgcAGCTAGAGGTAGAGGTCAGGTGACATGTGGCAGGAAAGAGGGAAATAGGTTcctgttacaagtaaaagtcttaCTGAAATGCACTTAACGAATCAAAAGTACTCATTCATTGTACAGAAAATGAGTTTCTGCAGACATTCTATGATGAATGTGACATTATTCGAGTGTTACACTGATACATGAATGAGTAAacagcatttcactgctgctttgaacTACTTTACATGCAGTTTAGCACTTCCATCCAGTGGTTTCCCATAAAACTATGTGAGAAGTTTGGAGGGGAAACATCAACAATTAACAACTCGCAGACATCTGGCAAAGAGCCTCAACGAGatactgtttgtgtgtaaaagctCACAAGCCAAAAAACGCTGGGACCCACTGGTTAATGTTTAACACTGCATTTTAgaaccttttcattttcatgtcgaATCATCTGAAAAGAAACCGAatctgtcagataaatgtagtggaatagGAGTATAAGGTTGCATATAATGAAAACACCCAAGTGCAGTACAAGtgcctcaaaactgtacttcagtacagtacttgagtatgTTTAACTGTACTTCTTGCCGAAGACGTCATCCACCACAACAATATATCTAATTAATGAATCCTTAGAGGCCAAAACTGCATagaaaggcagagaaacacagcttATTGTTTGCAGCACGACACCTTCAGCACTCCAGAAAGGACCTTTCCCTCAGTCCAGATTTCCATGGTGATGACTGGAGTCATCCAGCCAAGATCAACACAACAGACTGAGTCCAAACAACCACTGGTATGTTAGACTTAGACTGAGGCGGGGCTGAGAGGACTGTCTTTGACAAACCAAGGAAAGTAACAACTAATCCAGACTAATTATTAATTCTCATCATGTTCATTTGAACGGTGGCCCTGAAAGCTCGTCGCACTGCAGCTTAAGAGGACGCAAGCAAAAGGATGAAGCACAGGCAACTGAAGAAAACGTCTCAACACGCGGTCAGCATCTGGAAGAAAAGGCTGcaaagggagaaaacagaagagaaacagaagagagaaacatagagaaacacaagcaaatacaTTTACTAGTTAGCACAGGACTCAAAGAAagctaaggctgatgggaatgtcattactTCTGCTAACAAACGTTATTGGCAAACtctttgacctgatggtggcgctagatgatGTCCAGGGGATCAAAGCCATTACATTCTCTGGGAAGGATTTTACTAAATTTCTCCACCAAACGCCCGGCTAATTgaaaaaatgggcaaagaggtggagggtGGGTGGAGCGGAGGCAGGCTGCatgaaacctagcagctagcaGTCACTCAAAGCCACCATCCCCATAATAATGCACAACTTTAAGGCTTAATATGATTTAAACAAGTGAGATGGGAGTTTTGTAGGGATTAGCCATTGGAGGAAACTACAGATTTTGGGACTTGGATTCATTTATCAGGCCTGGAGGTCGCtgcatggaggaaaaaaatcactgaagtcAGCGCAACTTATCCTGAGGGGATCATGACTGTCAGGGTCAAATATTGTCCTAGTCCATTGAAAAGAGATATTTCACTGCATATGTGAAATGTTTGACCTGttggtggcgctagaggaaaagtcagaggatgatgaaaatcgttaggattcatcctctggggaccaacAATGCCTCATGGCACTCTGTTAAATAGttattgagatgtttcagtctggtgGACCATGCAGCAGACTGACCAATCGACTGGACTCCCGGGAGTCATGAGGCTAGCTTGGCTAAAGATGTTGTCTCAGTGTACGTACTGGAGCCAGGTAAGAACTGCTGTTGAGTACAGCTGTAATCATGCTTTGGGTCATGCTTAAAGCAAACAATCCAGCATGTTGGTGTTTCACCCGAGATAATGGCAGCCTATAAACTGCACATGTTGTAACTTTATATAGTTCAGTCTTGTTGACCAACTGCTTAGTAACTTATTATCTCCAAGTTTACCTTATTGAAATCAGCATTATCCAATCAGCCACAGCAGGACAGATATATCCAGTCTAGTTTGAGTCATTTCATGCCTGATTTTGAGTTGATCTTTACATTGCGTTTCAGAATCagtcctttttttccacacaaatcCGTTCAGAAGCacatttgtttctcttcattcGAGTGTTTGTATAAACCGGCTCTGAAGATAAACGTCCAGttcaaacctgctgcagctgttccAGGTGGGTTGAAGGCTGTGTTGCAATAAAAAGCTCAAGGACCACCGGTGATAAATGGGTCTGTGTGGACTGCTCAGACCGGATCTGACAGGTCAGATCCTTAGACtgttgtttatattttacacaagTTATGATCCAGACACAAAAAATGAGTGCAGTGTGCAGCGTTGCATCAGTGTCTGCACTGTTGTTATGatctgtttcattaaaaaacactaagaaatgtgtatttttgcaaTGGCCAGAGTGAAGCATCTCAACAACTACCCGATGCACTGACATGAAATTTGGCTCAGATAATCATGGTGCCCTCAGGATAAATCCTActgactttattgatcctcagACTTTTCCTCTTGCGCCGCCATGAAGTTGACATTTGCATGAAAGGTCTCAACAGCTAGTGGATGGAGTCCTATTACATTTGGTACAGACGTCCATGTTCCCAACAGGATGAACTGTGTTTGAAGATCCCTTCAGCTGTGTAGGATTTAATGGCATCTGGCTTTTTTTCAGGTGATTCTACACAAACTAAAACACTCTTATGAATATTCTATTCCAGTTCTGTCAATAGATCCCTCTGAATCTTACACAATGGACCTTTTACTTTTCTTGAACGCCTTCATCAGATCAAAATTTAGAAGTCCAACTAacatcccatcagcctcagctgtgatttgtgtttagtgctaattagcaaatgctagcatgctaacacacctGATGAAGATGAATGTTTTGAACATGGAACCTGCTCATGCAGGCCGTTGGAAAGTAACTAAGCACAGTCACTCAGATACTGTAGAATTTTAGGATACtggtacttgagtatttcttgTTTACTTGTAGACTTAATATACTTCTACGTCATATTTCAGGGGGaaactttttactccactgccaGGGTTAGTAgttcaacaacaaaatatgatttttcgttaaaaacaagaaaaattaAAGGTGATCACCACTTCAGTGAAGTGG
It contains:
- the LOC143338505 gene encoding betaine--homocysteine S-methyltransferase 1; the encoded protein is MRKESLFPKHRDAVAERKRPVIAAGIMAPAGEKKSILQRLDAGEIVVGDGGFVFALEKRGYVKAGPWTPEAAAEHPEAVRQLHREFLRAGSDVMQTFTFYASDDKLENRGNTQRFTGQQINEAACDLARQVADEGNALVAGGVSQTPSYLSCKSQDDVKAIFMKQIHVFVKKNVDFLIAEYFEHVEEAEWAVQVLKTTKMPVAATLCIGPEGDLNGVSPGDCAVRLVKAGAQIVGVNCHFDPETCVKTVVMMKEGVEKAGLKAHYMTQPLAYHTPDCNCQGFIDLPEFPFSLEPRLVTRWDVQKYAREAYKAGIRYIGGCCGFEPYHIRAVSEELALERGFLPAASEKHGLWGSGLEMHTKPWVRARARRDYWEKLKPASGRPLCPVMSVPDGWGVTKGHADLMQQKEATSQQQLQALFDKASKDH